In one Nocardioides luteus genomic region, the following are encoded:
- a CDS encoding DUF4241 domain-containing protein: MDLEVTYADGWDGGVIGRMTPDRARSRDRGGSPYVTLIHDGPRLVAQVRVSREADRIEVVAHDEEGRRSAQLDLRGGGEVMVVRMVEAWGYRTGSSDADATYRSVTYRRDGRCVTTHEPNGEGGGSYQTFGQATQPSVGRPMFGDWQEVIALAGISATSLNGATAADALPLGSGEPWRPKGPFAPGDLTKLFTNGAAVQVFEREAEIAVVAAGQLALPSGKLIVMDPGYLWPGDDSTPLDGQPVSVPPGTYPVDLAIADKTVAAARLTISERPVRRWEMALGPDQSLAELQDGHFAGFGVDTGTASFTDASVAYSLADAADEASASLDAYSAEVGEHAMVMWHSGFGDGAYPVWLGRDAAGDIAVVIADMLVVEGRDEFIGGP; this comes from the coding sequence ATGGACCTCGAAGTCACATACGCCGACGGTTGGGACGGCGGAGTCATCGGCCGCATGACCCCCGACCGAGCTCGGAGCCGGGACCGAGGTGGCAGCCCATACGTCACATTGATCCATGACGGCCCGCGTCTGGTGGCACAGGTTCGGGTATCGAGGGAGGCCGACCGGATCGAGGTCGTTGCGCACGACGAGGAGGGGAGAAGGAGCGCGCAACTGGATCTTCGTGGGGGAGGCGAAGTGATGGTCGTGCGGATGGTTGAGGCATGGGGCTACCGGACGGGTAGTTCTGATGCCGACGCCACCTACCGTTCTGTCACCTACAGACGCGACGGAAGGTGCGTGACGACCCATGAGCCGAATGGCGAAGGTGGCGGAAGCTACCAGACGTTTGGACAGGCGACCCAGCCTTCGGTGGGCCGACCCATGTTCGGTGACTGGCAGGAAGTCATCGCTCTAGCCGGAATCTCGGCGACCTCGCTGAACGGCGCAACGGCTGCCGATGCTCTCCCTCTCGGTAGTGGCGAGCCGTGGCGCCCCAAGGGGCCTTTCGCCCCCGGTGACCTCACGAAGCTGTTCACGAACGGTGCCGCCGTACAAGTGTTCGAGAGGGAAGCGGAGATTGCAGTCGTAGCAGCTGGTCAACTCGCTCTGCCCAGCGGCAAGTTGATCGTCATGGACCCCGGCTACCTCTGGCCTGGCGACGACAGCACGCCGCTCGACGGACAACCTGTGAGCGTGCCTCCAGGGACGTACCCGGTAGACCTCGCCATCGCAGACAAGACGGTCGCTGCGGCCCGGTTGACGATCTCCGAGCGTCCGGTTCGGCGCTGGGAGATGGCACTCGGCCCGGATCAGAGTTTGGCGGAGCTCCAGGACGGGCACTTCGCGGGCTTCGGCGTTGACACTGGCACCGCGTCGTTCACTGATGCGTCGGTCGCGTACAGCCTCGCTGACGCCGCCGACGAAGCCTCGGCGAGTCTCGACGCTTACTCCGCCGAAGTCGGTGAGCATGCGATGGTGATGTGGCATTCAGGCTTCGGTGACGGTGCGTATCCGGTATGGCTGGGTCGCGATGCGGCTGGAGATATCGCTGTGGTCATCGCCGACATGCTTGTCGTCGAGGGCCGTGACGAGTTCATAGGTGGTCCCTGA
- the xerD gene encoding site-specific tyrosine recombinase XerD — protein sequence MEHAMRTYLDHLTVERGLAANTLSSYRRDLRRYAEFLAQQDVDDLTAVSEATVSGFLAHLREGSEEHPALSATSAARTVVAVRGFHKFAVADGLVEANPAGHVKPPRAEKRLPKALPLSDVEAILEAAGAPGTPLALRDRALLEVLYGTGARISEAVGLDVDDLDRVDHVALLRGKGGKERIVPVGSYAIEAVEAYLTRARPDLASARSGGALFLNARGGRLSRQSAWTVLTRAAERAGIDKDVSPHTLRHSFATHLLDGGADVRVVQELLGHASVTTTQIYTLVTVDNLREVFATAHPRAI from the coding sequence GTGGAGCATGCGATGCGCACGTACCTCGACCACCTCACGGTCGAACGCGGGCTCGCTGCCAACACGCTGTCGTCGTATCGGCGCGACCTGAGGCGGTACGCCGAGTTCCTGGCGCAACAGGACGTCGATGACCTCACCGCGGTCTCGGAGGCGACCGTGTCGGGGTTCCTGGCACACCTGCGCGAAGGCAGCGAGGAGCACCCGGCTCTGAGCGCGACCTCGGCGGCGCGGACGGTCGTGGCGGTGCGCGGGTTCCACAAGTTCGCGGTCGCCGACGGGCTGGTCGAGGCCAACCCGGCCGGCCATGTGAAGCCGCCGCGCGCGGAGAAGCGGCTGCCGAAGGCGCTCCCGCTGTCCGACGTCGAGGCGATCCTGGAGGCGGCCGGCGCGCCCGGCACCCCGCTCGCCCTACGTGACCGCGCACTCCTGGAGGTGCTCTACGGCACCGGTGCCCGGATCTCCGAGGCCGTCGGCCTCGACGTCGACGACCTCGACCGGGTCGACCACGTTGCCCTGCTGAGGGGCAAGGGCGGCAAGGAGCGGATCGTCCCGGTCGGCTCCTACGCCATCGAGGCTGTCGAGGCCTACCTCACCCGCGCCCGTCCCGATCTCGCCTCCGCCCGCTCGGGAGGTGCGCTCTTCCTCAACGCCCGAGGTGGCCGTCTCTCCCGCCAGTCCGCCTGGACGGTCCTGACCCGCGCCGCCGAGCGCGCCGGGATCGACAAGGACGTCTCCCCGCACACCCTTCGCCACTCCTTCGCCACCCACCTGCTGGACGGGGGTGCCGACGTACGTGTCGTGCAGGAGCTGCTGGGCCATGCGTCGGTGACCACGACGCAGATCTACACTCTTGTCACCGTGGACAATCTCCGAGAGGTCTTCGCGACCGCGCATCCCCGCGCCATCTGA
- the ald gene encoding alanine dehydrogenase — translation MKIGVPKEVKNHEYRVAITPSGVHELVANGHEVFVQAGAGLGSSITDGEYAAVGAKILGDADETWGNAEMVLKVKEPVAEEYHRLREGLTLFTYLHLAADKPLTQELLAKKVTAIAYETVELPNRALPLLYPMSEVAGCLAPQVGAYNLMKAQGGRGVLMGGVGGVANAKVVIIGAGVSGQNAANIALGMGADVTLLDTDLEKLRMSFWRYSNQVHGLASNKLVLEEQVLQADLVIGAVLIPGAAAPKLVSNDLVSRMKPGSVLVDIAIDQGGCFEDSHATTHADPTYQVHNSTFYCVANMPGAVPNTSTYALTNATMPYAVALANKGWKQALREDAALAKGLNTHAGELTNAPVGEAVGIDTVALADVLG, via the coding sequence ATGAAGATCGGCGTTCCCAAGGAAGTCAAGAACCACGAGTATCGGGTGGCGATCACCCCGTCGGGTGTGCACGAGCTGGTGGCCAACGGCCATGAGGTGTTCGTGCAGGCCGGTGCCGGTCTCGGTTCCTCGATCACCGATGGTGAGTATGCGGCGGTGGGTGCCAAGATCCTGGGTGATGCCGATGAGACCTGGGGCAACGCCGAGATGGTGTTGAAGGTCAAGGAGCCGGTCGCGGAGGAGTACCACCGCCTGCGGGAGGGTCTGACCCTGTTCACCTATCTCCACCTGGCCGCGGACAAGCCGCTGACGCAGGAGTTGTTGGCGAAGAAGGTGACCGCGATCGCCTACGAGACCGTCGAGCTGCCCAACCGGGCGCTGCCGCTGCTCTACCCCATGTCGGAGGTCGCCGGCTGTCTGGCGCCGCAGGTGGGTGCGTACAACCTGATGAAGGCACAGGGTGGCCGCGGTGTGTTGATGGGTGGTGTCGGTGGTGTGGCCAACGCCAAGGTCGTGATCATCGGTGCTGGTGTCTCGGGGCAGAACGCGGCCAACATTGCCCTCGGCATGGGTGCGGATGTGACGTTGCTGGACACGGATCTGGAGAAGCTGCGGATGTCGTTTTGGCGTTACTCCAACCAGGTCCACGGGTTGGCGTCGAACAAGCTGGTGTTGGAGGAGCAGGTGCTGCAGGCCGACCTGGTGATCGGTGCGGTGCTGATTCCGGGGGCGGCGGCGCCGAAGCTGGTCTCGAATGATCTGGTCTCGCGGATGAAGCCGGGTTCGGTGCTGGTTGATATCGCGATCGACCAGGGTGGTTGTTTCGAGGACTCCCACGCCACCACCCATGCCGACCCGACGTATCAGGTGCACAACTCGACGTTCTACTGCGTGGCGAACATGCCGGGTGCGGTGCCGAACACCTCGACCTATGCGCTGACCAACGCGACCATGCCGTACGCGGTCGCGCTGGCCAACAAGGGCTGGAAGCAGGCGCTGCGTGAGGATGCGGCGCTGGCCAAGGGTCTCAACACCCATGCCGGTGAGCTGACCAACGCCCCGGTCGGCGAGGCCGTCGGGATCGACACGGTCGCCCTCGCCGACGTGCTCGGCTGA
- a CDS encoding NUDIX domain-containing protein — protein MTSDARISDTPVPLDQGPLTEWDVPESWPVASSEDLHRDGWVVALRADRINRPGHENEEPFRRLVVEHPGAAVVLALDEEERALVITQYRHPAKRRFVELPAGLIDYPGEDPLDVAVRELREEVAHEAAEWTPLLSTYTSPGISEEIHHFFLARGLTATDRDGFELEHEEAEMSVHWVPFEELLDAVLTGKATDSPIVQAVLAYAALKARGRV, from the coding sequence ATGACATCGGACGCACGAATTTCCGACACGCCCGTGCCGCTGGACCAAGGCCCCCTCACCGAGTGGGACGTACCGGAGAGCTGGCCGGTCGCCTCGAGCGAGGACCTCCACCGCGACGGCTGGGTGGTCGCGCTGCGTGCGGACCGGATCAACCGCCCCGGCCACGAGAACGAGGAGCCGTTCCGCCGCCTCGTCGTCGAGCACCCGGGAGCGGCGGTCGTGCTTGCGCTCGACGAGGAGGAGCGCGCCCTGGTGATCACTCAGTACCGCCACCCGGCCAAGCGACGTTTCGTCGAGCTCCCCGCCGGCCTGATCGACTACCCCGGCGAGGACCCGCTCGACGTCGCCGTGCGCGAGCTGCGTGAGGAGGTCGCCCACGAGGCGGCCGAGTGGACGCCGTTGCTCTCGACCTACACCTCGCCCGGGATCTCCGAGGAGATCCACCACTTCTTCCTCGCCCGCGGCCTGACCGCCACCGACCGCGACGGCTTCGAGCTCGAGCACGAGGAGGCCGAGATGAGCGTCCACTGGGTGCCCTTCGAGGAGCTCCTCGACGCCGTGCTCACCGGCAAGGCGACCGACTCGCCGATCGTTCAGGCGGTGCTTGCGTACGCCGCCCTCAAAGCGCGTGGCAGAGTCTGA
- the pepN gene encoding aminopeptidase N: protein MSEISPAAPASLTQEEAAARAASITVERYDISLDMTGLLEGETLSSVSTITFSATPGSSTFVDCVAEVSAATLNGTDLDLTTISGGRIPLEDLTETNTLVVSASQSNTASSEGVLRTVDPSDGNVYVWTSFEPDDARRLWACFDQPDLKAVHAFTVTAPEQWTVLSNSAPTDVSDATDGARTWVFEDTPPLSTYVVVVNAGPFVEVRAERGGYDLGLYARQSLASQLERDREEILDVTEHGLAWFGSKFAMPFPQTRYDQIFVPDMGGAMENWGAVTHSDVFLFRTTPTHADHTERTNVILHEMAHMWFGDLVTMRWWDDLWLNEAFASWAAVWASAALPDYTDVWAAIALTEKKMAYDTDLTAATHPIRGVVPSVDVAMANFDAITYMKGQAVLQQLHAYIGEEAYLAGLQAYFAEHAYGNTVLDDLMGAFGAAAGKDLSAWTIAWLDHAGTDVITLADGKVSVTSADGTVRPHRLDIASYDDSGALLATTPVTVEGEPVAVALPDAAAHLVNATDVTFAAVRSDEASEAWLGQNAGILPDAVARAVAVNSAWSALFRGEIGGPEVVSRVVSVLERERNPQVTGEFLGMAVTAAELWTAPERVAEQRALVAGAAATLAEDPANRDTALRVVASHASTPEQVALAEAGAAEDVQVAWRLLGRRAELGDYDAEAVTALQARDPDPESWVSALAVRTAQPLAEAKEEAWQVTMVERRLPRTDSAYGLSSAFWRPGQDEILAPYAQRYLEAVADIRGGGLLSYGLQLRFYPTRAGEDVAEAARAACEGDTLVPFVRQTVIRLADVHSRQVAARAL, encoded by the coding sequence ATGTCTGAGATCTCCCCCGCCGCCCCTGCTTCACTCACCCAGGAGGAGGCCGCCGCACGGGCCGCCTCGATCACCGTGGAGCGCTACGACATCTCGCTCGACATGACCGGTCTGCTGGAGGGCGAGACGCTCTCCAGCGTCTCCACGATCACGTTCTCGGCCACCCCGGGCTCGAGCACGTTCGTGGACTGCGTGGCCGAGGTGTCGGCCGCCACGCTCAACGGCACCGACCTCGACCTCACCACGATCAGTGGCGGACGGATCCCGCTCGAGGACCTCACCGAGACCAACACCCTGGTCGTCAGCGCCTCCCAGTCCAACACCGCCTCCTCCGAGGGCGTGCTGCGCACCGTGGACCCCTCCGACGGCAATGTCTACGTGTGGACCTCCTTCGAGCCCGACGACGCCCGCCGCCTGTGGGCCTGCTTCGACCAGCCCGACCTCAAGGCGGTGCACGCGTTCACCGTGACCGCGCCCGAGCAGTGGACCGTGCTGTCCAACTCGGCGCCGACCGACGTCTCGGACGCGACGGACGGGGCCAGGACCTGGGTCTTCGAGGACACTCCCCCGCTGTCGACGTACGTCGTGGTGGTCAACGCCGGGCCGTTCGTCGAGGTCCGGGCCGAGCGTGGCGGCTACGACCTGGGGCTCTACGCCCGCCAGTCGCTGGCGAGTCAGCTGGAGCGGGACCGCGAGGAGATCCTCGACGTCACCGAGCACGGGCTGGCCTGGTTCGGGAGCAAGTTCGCGATGCCCTTCCCGCAGACCAGATACGACCAGATCTTCGTGCCCGACATGGGCGGCGCGATGGAGAACTGGGGCGCGGTCACCCACAGCGACGTCTTCCTCTTCCGTACGACGCCGACCCACGCCGACCACACCGAGCGCACCAACGTGATCCTGCACGAGATGGCGCACATGTGGTTCGGCGACCTGGTCACGATGCGCTGGTGGGACGACCTGTGGCTCAACGAGGCCTTCGCCTCGTGGGCGGCCGTGTGGGCCTCGGCGGCGCTGCCCGACTACACCGACGTCTGGGCCGCGATCGCGCTGACCGAGAAGAAGATGGCCTACGACACCGACCTGACCGCCGCCACCCACCCGATCCGCGGGGTGGTGCCGAGCGTGGACGTGGCGATGGCCAACTTCGACGCGATCACCTATATGAAGGGCCAGGCGGTGCTGCAGCAGCTGCACGCCTACATCGGCGAGGAGGCCTACCTGGCCGGGCTGCAGGCCTACTTCGCCGAACACGCCTACGGCAACACCGTCCTCGACGACCTGATGGGCGCCTTCGGGGCCGCCGCGGGCAAGGACCTCTCGGCCTGGACCATCGCCTGGCTCGACCACGCCGGCACCGACGTGATCACCCTCGCCGACGGCAAGGTGTCGGTGACCAGCGCCGACGGGACCGTACGTCCCCACCGGCTCGACATCGCCTCCTACGACGACTCCGGCGCCCTGCTCGCGACCACCCCGGTCACCGTCGAGGGCGAACCCGTCGCGGTCGCGCTCCCCGACGCGGCCGCACACCTGGTCAACGCGACCGACGTGACCTTCGCGGCGGTGCGCTCCGACGAGGCCAGCGAGGCTTGGCTCGGCCAGAACGCCGGCATCCTGCCCGACGCGGTGGCGCGAGCGGTCGCGGTCAACAGCGCGTGGTCGGCGCTGTTCCGTGGCGAGATCGGCGGCCCCGAGGTCGTCTCCCGGGTCGTCTCGGTCCTCGAGCGCGAGCGGAACCCGCAGGTCACCGGCGAGTTCCTGGGCATGGCCGTGACCGCTGCCGAGCTCTGGACCGCGCCCGAGCGGGTGGCCGAGCAGCGAGCGCTGGTCGCCGGCGCCGCGGCAACCCTCGCCGAGGACCCGGCCAACCGCGACACCGCGCTGCGCGTGGTCGCCTCGCACGCCTCCACGCCCGAGCAGGTCGCCCTGGCCGAGGCCGGGGCGGCCGAGGACGTACAGGTCGCCTGGCGGCTGCTCGGGCGGCGGGCCGAGCTGGGCGACTACGACGCCGAGGCGGTCACGGCGCTGCAGGCCCGCGACCCGGATCCCGAGTCCTGGGTCAGCGCCCTGGCCGTACGCACCGCCCAGCCGCTCGCGGAGGCCAAGGAGGAGGCCTGGCAGGTGACCATGGTCGAACGCCGGCTGCCGCGCACCGACAGCGCCTACGGCTTGAGCTCGGCGTTCTGGCGGCCCGGCCAGGACGAGATCCTGGCGCCGTACGCCCAGCGCTATCTCGAGGCCGTCGCCGACATCCGCGGCGGCGGGCTGCTCTCCTACGGGCTCCAGCTCAGGTTCTACCCCACTCGGGCCGGTGAGGACGTCGCCGAGGCCGCACGGGCCGCCTGCGAGGGCGACACGCTGGTCCCGTTCGTCAGGCAGACGGTCATCCGCCTGGCCGACGTGCACTCGCGGCAGGTGGCTGCTCGGGCGCTGTGA
- a CDS encoding SRPBCC family protein has product MSTIEKSVQVGVPISTAYDQWTQFESFPQFMEGVESVRQLDDKHLHWKAEIGGVTREWDAEIVDQVPDDRITWRAVEGTKNQGTVSFTEDPMNRSTKVTLHLEYEPEGAVEKTGDVLKIVDMRAKGDLERFKDFIEHRGTETGAWRGEVKPTGEVDH; this is encoded by the coding sequence ATGAGCACCATCGAGAAGAGCGTCCAGGTCGGGGTTCCGATCAGCACCGCGTATGACCAGTGGACGCAGTTCGAGTCGTTCCCGCAGTTCATGGAGGGCGTCGAGTCCGTCCGGCAGCTCGACGACAAGCACCTGCACTGGAAGGCCGAGATCGGCGGCGTGACCCGTGAGTGGGACGCCGAGATCGTCGACCAGGTTCCCGACGACCGCATCACCTGGCGAGCCGTCGAGGGCACCAAGAACCAGGGCACCGTCTCGTTCACCGAGGACCCGATGAACAGGTCCACGAAGGTGACGCTGCACCTCGAGTACGAGCCCGAGGGCGCGGTCGAGAAGACCGGCGACGTCCTCAAGATCGTCGACATGAGGGCGAAGGGCGACCTCGAGCGGTTCAAGGACTTCATCGAGCACCGCGGCACCGAGACCGGCGCCTGGCGCGGCGAGGTGAAGCCGACCGGCGAGGTCGACCACTGA